A segment of the Nitrospirae bacterium CG2_30_53_67 genome:
CGGTGGTCACCTCCATCCAGGAGCAGTCCCCGGATATCGCCATGGGAGTCAACCGGGGAAAGGAAGAAGAGCAGGGGGCCGGCGATCAGGGCTTGATGTTCGGTTATGCCACGAATGAGACCCCGGAGTATATGCCGCTTCCCATCAGTCTGGCCCACAAACTGACCCGGAAGCTTGCCGAACTCCGCAAAGAGGACGTCCTCGAATACCTCCGGCCCGACGGTAAGTCTCAAGTGACCGTGGAATATGAGAATGGGACTCCGAAACGGGTACATACCATTGTCATATCCACGCAGCACAGCCCGGATGTGACGCTCAAAGAGATTCGGGAAGACATGATTGAGAAGGTCATCAAACCGGTCATCCCGCCGGATCTGCTCGATGAGGAAAATATTACTTACCATATCAACCCGACCGGGCGTTTCGTGGTCGGCGGTCCTCAGGGGGACTGCGGCCTGACCGGGAGAAAGATCATCGTCGATACCTACGGCGGCGTGGGAAGCCACGGGGGCGGATGTTTCTCAGGCAAAGATCCTTCCAAGGTGGACCGTTCCGGCGCCTACATGGCCCGATATATCGCCAAGAATATTGTGGCCGCGGGAATCGCCAAGAAATGCGAGATCCAGCTTGCCTATGCCATCGGCGTGGCCCAGCCGGTTTCCGTGCATATCGACGGCTACGGCACCGAGAAGATCCCTCACCAGAAGATCGTAGAGATGGTACGCAAACTCTTTGATATGCGTCCCGCCAAGATTATTAAAAAGCTCGACCTCAAACGGCCGATCTACAAAGCCACTGCGGCGTATGGGCATTTCGGCAGAAGCCCCGAAGGGATCCTCTGGCGCAAAGGAGACGGCTTTACCTGGGAGAAGACCGACATGGCCGATGAGTTGAGGCGGCTGGCGGGACTGTAAAACAGTAGGCAGTAGATATATATCATTGCATAATTAAAGCGGCATAAATGTTATTCTTAACGTTGCATAGTATACTTATCTTGTCTGCGCTGTCGTCATTGCCCGACCCTCCGATCAAGTCGGAAGGCAAGCTTAATCGTGGGATCGGAGGGCATGCTTGATCGGGCAATCCATGGTT
Coding sequences within it:
- a CDS encoding methionine adenosyltransferase, translating into MPERYLFTSESVTEGHPDKIADQISDSILDAILDQDPNGHVACETLVTTGLALVAGEITTTCYVDIPRVVRETIKDLGYTRAKYGFDYETCAVVTSIQEQSPDIAMGVNRGKEEEQGAGDQGLMFGYATNETPEYMPLPISLAHKLTRKLAELRKEDVLEYLRPDGKSQVTVEYENGTPKRVHTIVISTQHSPDVTLKEIREDMIEKVIKPVIPPDLLDEENITYHINPTGRFVVGGPQGDCGLTGRKIIVDTYGGVGSHGGGCFSGKDPSKVDRSGAYMARYIAKNIVAAGIAKKCEIQLAYAIGVAQPVSVHIDGYGTEKIPHQKIVEMVRKLFDMRPAKIIKKLDLKRPIYKATAAYGHFGRSPEGILWRKGDGFTWEKTDMADELRRLAGL